The genome window TTCATCGAGGATTTCGCCAAGTTTGCCTGCCTGCCGCTCACGGATATCACCTGTGGCCATGAACGGCGCGGTTGCCCGCGCCGAGGAAACACCGACAAGCGCTACATCGCCCCGGATTCGTAAATAGGGAAACTCGACCGGCCTGTCCGCCGCGGCCTCGCGATCGCCGCGCATCCATGGAGCCCAGTAGCGGCGCGTTTTTTTCAGCGCACCGGGCACGTAGGCATCATGGTTGCCGGGAACAACCGAAACATTCGCCGGATCACCAAGTGTCTTCAGCCAACGCTGGGCCGTCTCCAACTCCTCATCGAGCGCCAGATTGACCAGATCTCCCGTAACTGCAATGTGATCGGGCTTCTGCGCCTCCAAATCGGCAATCAGCGTGTCCAAGGTGCCGCCTGTCATCGAGCCTTTGCGGTTCGAGCGCCAGTTGATGTACCCGGTGATGCGTTTGGAGATGAGCTCGCGCAAAGTCAGCGCGGGGAGCGGTGACAGATGAATGTCGGAGATGTGGGCCAGACGGAACATTATTTCAGCTTTATGAGAGTATGGATTCTAAATCCAGTGATAGAACCATCGCATGATGCTGTGGTTCCGCTCAAGGTTGGATTGAATGACTGATATACGATCAAGATTGCGTCACCGCCTATTCCATACCTATTTTCTGTTTCGTCGGCCGATGACACTTGGCGCGCGTGGCGTCGTAATCGATGAAGCAACGCAGTCCGTGTTCCTCATTCGCCATACCTACGTTCCCGGTTGGCAATTTCCAGGTGGAGGCGTGGAGTCCGGCCACACAGTGGAGCAGACACTGGCCAAGGAATTGATGGAAGAAGGCAATATCGAATTGACGGGACGGCCACAGCTCTTTGCCATCTATCACAATGCTCACGCATCGAAACGGGATCATGTGGCACTTTATGTCTGCCGCTCATTCCGGCAGACGGCTCCGTTTCTGTCCAATCGCGAAATTGCGGAAGCAGGGTTCTTCAAACTTGATGCCCTGCCGGAGGGCACCACACCGTCCACCCGGCGAAGGCTTGCCGAAATCATGGACGGTGCAGAGGTACCGCTCGCCTGGTAGAGGCGACTCTAGAAGCGATTGCGGTCGTGC of Phyllobacterium zundukense contains these proteins:
- a CDS encoding metallophosphoesterase family protein; the protein is MFRLAHISDIHLSPLPALTLRELISKRITGYINWRSNRKGSMTGGTLDTLIADLEAQKPDHIAVTGDLVNLALDEELETAQRWLKTLGDPANVSVVPGNHDAYVPGALKKTRRYWAPWMRGDREAAADRPVEFPYLRIRGDVALVGVSSARATAPFMATGDIRERQAGKLGEILDETGKLGLFRVIMIHHPPVRGAAPSHKRLLGIGLFQRTVRKHGAELVLHGHTHLATRHEIDGPDWRIPVVCVPSASQSFGGNHRPPAAFNLFSIAKTNTGWSCHMVERGIVDEQMTIRTIREHDLTVGAVLNPVL
- a CDS encoding NUDIX domain-containing protein — encoded protein: MTDIRSRLRHRLFHTYFLFRRPMTLGARGVVIDEATQSVFLIRHTYVPGWQFPGGGVESGHTVEQTLAKELMEEGNIELTGRPQLFAIYHNAHASKRDHVALYVCRSFRQTAPFLSNREIAEAGFFKLDALPEGTTPSTRRRLAEIMDGAEVPLAW